In Candidatus Zixiibacteriota bacterium, the genomic window TTCGGCCCCAATACCATGTCGCTGGCCGGTGGCGCGCAGGACGGCTTTGTCGCCCAGATGGACGTCAGCGTTGCGACTGCCGCTGACGACGACATCACCGACCCGCTCCCCCGGTCGTTCAACCTGTCGCAAAACTATCCCAACCCCTTCAATCCGACCACGACGATCGAGTACCGCGTGCCGCACGCAACTGAAGTTGCTCTCGCTGTTTACAATCTCCTCGGCGAGCGCGTGCGCACCCTGGTCGATCAGCCGCTGCCGGCAGGCGATCACTCCGTGCTCTGGGACGGCCGCGATGACTCCGGTCACGCCGTCGCCTCCGGCGTCTACCTCTACCGCCTCCGAGTCGGCGCCGTCACCGAAACTCGCAAAATGACCCTTCTGAAATAACAAATCGATCGCCATACCCGTAGGGGAGGGGCTTGTCCCCTCCCGCCCTCATCATTTCGCCCCCTCCGGCCCTCATCAACTCGCCCGCTTCTCGCCCGCTCCAGTCTGATGGGCACCTCCGGACTTCGACGGTTGCGGCAGGCCTTGATTTCGCGCCGTCATCTCGCCGCCGCCACGAGTTCCATCGATCCGAAGCGAAATTGTGACCTGCCGCCGCATCGCAATTCGTCCGCTGAGACTCTCAGACACTTCATCACGCCTACGGCTGAATTCCATTCCAATGCGGCCAACATCCCCCTTGACTTTGCCCCCCGCCCCGGTATCATACCGCCCAAGAGGACTGCTGACGAAAGGATCTTCCGCCGTGAAAGGCTCGCTCGACTTTATCTTCCGCCCCAAATCGATCGCCGTCATCGGCGCCACCAACCGCCGCGGCTCCATCGGGCGCGAACTCCTCCACAACATCATCGACTACGAATTCGAAGGTAAAGTCTTCCCGGTCAATCCGACCAAATCCGTGATCCATTCGATCAAATGCTACTCGACCATCCTCGATGTGCCCGACTCGGTTGATTTAGCCGTGATTGTCGTCCCCAAAGAACTCGTCCTCGCCACCGTCGAGCAATGCGGCGAGAAGGGCGTCAAGGGCGTTCTCACCATCACCGCCGGCTTCAAAGAGCAGGGCAAGGCCGGTGCCGAACTTGAGGCCCAGGTCGCCGCCGCCGTCAAACGCTATGGCATGCGCATGATCGGCCCCAACTGCTTCGGTATCATCAACGCCGACCCCGCCGTGCATCTCGATGCCACCTTCTCGAAAATTCGCCCCTCGTTCGGCAAGATCGGCCTGATCTCGCAATCGGGCGCGCTCGGCGAGGCCATCCTCGCGCAGGCACAGGAGATCAACCTCGGCCTCTCGATGTTCGCCTCGATCGGCAACAAGGCCGATATCGACGGCAATCACATCATCGAATACTGGCGTGACGACCCGACCGTCGAGATCATTCTGCTCTATCTGGAAAACTTCGGCGACCCGCGTACCTTCAGCAAGATCGCGCGCGAGGTCACCCGCACCAAACCGATCATCGTTGTCAAGTCCGGCAAGACCACCCAGGGCGCCGCCGCCGCGTCCTCGCACACCGGCGCGCTCGCCGGCCTCGATGTCAGCGTTGACGCCCTCTTCGAACAAACCGGCGTCATCCGCGCCAACACCATCGAGGAAATGTTCGACGTTGCCAACGCTATGGCCAAGATGCCGGTACCCAAGGGCAACCGCGTCGCCATCGTCACCAACGCCGGCGGTCCCGGCATTCTCGCCACTGATGCACTCGTTTCCAGCGGCCTGACCTTGCCGCAATTCAACGCCTCAACCGTGAAGGCGATTCAACCGATTCTGCCGAAAGGCACGCCCGTCAACAACCCGCTCGATCTCGTGGCCGGCGCCACCGGCGTCGAGTTCCGCAAGTCGCTTGCGCACGTCACCAAAGATCCCAACATCGACTCGGTCATCGCGATCTGCGTCCCGCCGGTGACGATCGACCTGAATCTCGTCGCCGATGCCATCATCGACACTGCGCGCGAATCGAAACTGCCGACCTTCGCCTGCTTTATGGGTGTGACCTACGGTTCTGACGCCTTCGAGCGTCTGCGTCACGCCGACATTCCGGCGATGATCTTCCCCGAATCGATCGCCACCATGCTCGCTCACATCGACAAGTACCGCCGCTACCTCGATCGGCCCGAGGGCAAGATCGTCAAAGTGAAAGGCGACAAGGAGCGCGTCGCCCAGATCATCGCGAAAAACCGCAAAGCGAAGAATCCCGCCGTGATCGGTGATGACGCTCTGCAGGTGCTGGATGCATACAAAATTCCGGTCGCAGCCTATCAGTATGCCTACTCCCGCGAGGAGGCCGCCAAAATCGCACAGAAGATCGGTTTTCCGGTCGTGATGAAAGTCAACACGCCCCACATCCTGCACAAGACTGAGTACAAAGCCGTCGCCGTCGACCTGCGCACACCGCAGGAAGTCCTTGAAGAATACTCCGAGATGCAGAAGCGCATTAAGAAGGCGATGCCGAACGCTAAAGAGAAGTTCTCCGTCGTGATCCAGGAAATGATCACCGGCGGCGTCGAGACCGTCATCGGCATGACCACCGATCCCTCCTTCGGTCCCTTGATCATGTTCGGCCTTGGCGGCATCTACGTCGAAGTGATGAAGGATGTCTCCTTCCGCATCGCGCCGCTGACCGATGTCGACGCCACCGAGATGATTCAGTCGCTCAAGGGCTACAAACTCCTCACCGGCTTCCGTGGCTCCAAGCCGGTCAGCATTTCTTCGATCGAGGATGCCATCGGCAAACTCTCGCAACTCGTGCTCGACTTTCCCCATTTCGCCGAGATCGACATCAATCCCTTTATCGTGACCGCCGACACCGCCAACACCCGCGCCGTCGACGCCCGCTTCGTCCTGACCAGAGAATAACTTCCGCGCCGTCGACGCCCGCTTCGTTCTGA contains:
- a CDS encoding acetate--CoA ligase family protein, with the protein product MKGSLDFIFRPKSIAVIGATNRRGSIGRELLHNIIDYEFEGKVFPVNPTKSVIHSIKCYSTILDVPDSVDLAVIVVPKELVLATVEQCGEKGVKGVLTITAGFKEQGKAGAELEAQVAAAVKRYGMRMIGPNCFGIINADPAVHLDATFSKIRPSFGKIGLISQSGALGEAILAQAQEINLGLSMFASIGNKADIDGNHIIEYWRDDPTVEIILLYLENFGDPRTFSKIAREVTRTKPIIVVKSGKTTQGAAAASSHTGALAGLDVSVDALFEQTGVIRANTIEEMFDVANAMAKMPVPKGNRVAIVTNAGGPGILATDALVSSGLTLPQFNASTVKAIQPILPKGTPVNNPLDLVAGATGVEFRKSLAHVTKDPNIDSVIAICVPPVTIDLNLVADAIIDTARESKLPTFACFMGVTYGSDAFERLRHADIPAMIFPESIATMLAHIDKYRRYLDRPEGKIVKVKGDKERVAQIIAKNRKAKNPAVIGDDALQVLDAYKIPVAAYQYAYSREEAAKIAQKIGFPVVMKVNTPHILHKTEYKAVAVDLRTPQEVLEEYSEMQKRIKKAMPNAKEKFSVVIQEMITGGVETVIGMTTDPSFGPLIMFGLGGIYVEVMKDVSFRIAPLTDVDATEMIQSLKGYKLLTGFRGSKPVSISSIEDAIGKLSQLVLDFPHFAEIDINPFIVTADTANTRAVDARFVLTRE